Proteins co-encoded in one Campylobacter concisus genomic window:
- a CDS encoding peptidylprolyl isomerase, with protein MLSWMQKHKKYLVVTIWVSTIAFVGAGFVGWGAYDLNSNRATSVAKVGHRNISIQELQQKYDSLYQYYNNLFDGKLTQEKANELGLQNAALQATIQENLLLNFADDIGLSVSKDDILKYIIVDPTFQKDGAFDKNLYYDILRRARINPTDFEENLKLTILLDKLRTILNLPANKEDIAMMEASFFMQDKLAIQIINANQSDIKIDEKELKDLWETNKNNYMTKTIYGLETYFIESNKNDVNQTTLSDYYNENKERYKGSDDKIKSFDEVKTEVVKDYNIEKSKTDALKKYTSIKKAELATNGFVSINEDNATFSLDEIKGAKVGEVIKPFTYKDGYLIVRVKSITPPQPMSFEQARAMVLEIYKDKKKKENLTTMAKESLQNFKGTDIDFISRDINSSISGLNESETRAFVSQLFETNNKKDYVILEDKAVIYDILEQRLLVDNIDNNYKQITRQNVTMLKNNELIKDLTNKLKKYYEIKEYIKR; from the coding sequence ATGTTGTCTTGGATGCAAAAACATAAAAAATACCTAGTTGTTACCATTTGGGTAAGTACAATAGCCTTTGTTGGAGCAGGCTTTGTAGGCTGGGGAGCATATGATTTAAATAGCAATCGAGCCACTTCAGTTGCAAAAGTAGGACACAGAAATATAAGCATTCAAGAACTGCAACAAAAATACGATAGTTTGTATCAATACTACAATAATCTTTTTGATGGTAAATTAACGCAAGAAAAGGCTAATGAGTTAGGATTACAAAATGCTGCACTTCAGGCTACAATTCAAGAGAATTTACTGTTAAACTTTGCAGACGATATAGGTCTTAGTGTTAGCAAAGATGATATTTTAAAATATATAATCGTTGATCCAACATTTCAAAAAGATGGTGCTTTTGATAAAAATTTATACTACGATATTTTAAGAAGGGCCAGAATAAATCCAACCGATTTTGAAGAAAATTTAAAACTAACAATACTGCTTGATAAGCTTAGAACTATTTTAAATTTACCAGCAAATAAAGAAGACATTGCAATGATGGAAGCAAGCTTTTTTATGCAAGATAAATTAGCAATACAGATAATAAATGCTAATCAAAGTGATATAAAAATAGATGAAAAAGAGCTAAAGGATCTTTGGGAAACAAATAAAAACAACTATATGACAAAGACTATATACGGTCTAGAAACATACTTTATAGAGTCAAATAAAAATGATGTAAATCAAACTACTTTGAGTGACTACTACAACGAAAATAAGGAGAGATATAAAGGCTCTGATGATAAGATCAAATCATTTGACGAAGTAAAGACTGAAGTTGTCAAAGACTACAATATCGAAAAAAGTAAGACTGATGCTTTAAAAAAATATACCTCTATCAAAAAAGCTGAGCTTGCAACAAATGGATTTGTTAGTATAAATGAAGATAATGCAACATTCTCACTTGATGAAATAAAAGGGGCAAAAGTTGGTGAGGTTATAAAACCATTTACATATAAAGATGGATATTTAATAGTTAGGGTAAAAAGTATAACTCCTCCACAGCCTATGAGTTTTGAACAAGCAAGAGCAATGGTACTTGAAATTTACAAAGATAAAAAGAAAAAAGAAAACTTAACAACTATGGCAAAAGAGTCTTTACAAAATTTCAAAGGAACTGATATAGACTTTATCAGTAGAGATATAAATAGCTCTATCTCAGGACTAAATGAAAGTGAAACTAGAGCTTTTGTTTCTCAACTTTTTGAAACTAACAATAAAAAAGATTATGTTATATTAGAAGATAAGGCCGTTATATACGATATTTTGGAACAAAGGTTGCTTGTAGATAATATAGACAATAACTATAAGCAAATAACACGGCAAAACGTTACAATGCTTAAAAATAATGAGCTAATAAAAGATTTAACAAACAAACTAAAAAAATACTATGAAATTAAAGAATATATCAAAAGGTAA
- a CDS encoding metal-sulfur cluster assembly factor produces the protein MKEKIYNALSNIVDPEVGFDIVSLGLIYDASCDENGKAKVTMTLSTKSCPLHEMILGWVETAVLDIEGVKECEIDLVWEPEWNIQMASDFVKAQLGV, from the coding sequence ATGAAAGAAAAAATTTATAACGCACTGTCAAATATCGTTGATCCAGAAGTTGGCTTTGATATCGTTTCGCTCGGACTTATATATGATGCGAGCTGCGATGAAAATGGCAAAGCAAAAGTTACTATGACGCTTTCAACCAAATCTTGCCCGCTACACGAAATGATACTTGGCTGGGTAGAAACAGCCGTGCTTGATATAGAAGGCGTCAAAGAGTGTGAGATAGACCTTGTTTGGGAGCCTGAGTGGAATATACAAATGGCAAGCGATTTTGTAAAAGCACAACTTGGAGTTTAA
- a CDS encoding peptidase M50 yields MLLNTYAPPFKLVGGYFIAGIFFLALSVPAFFYADFDAISSLNTAGFLHIFFVGFVMSIIIGALYQLTSVILEKPFFTAKGAILNLAIFCLSLLGMCYGMLFSEAKILQISGVFLFCSLAFFATTYALSFMDNEKKSFAAFALFVSAIFLVIGITLGFCLLMILSGTLMLDFEMTLKFHVYFVLGFVFLVILGAASVLLPMFALAHDLKFTLSKASLACYIVGGILLAFNENLSILLICVAALLFIAQALYILKKRVRKAYDYWNVNIMLSLVALLGAAVFIALGKLNLAAYFLIYGFLFAFIVAHLYKIAPFLIWYHYVAPFVGKVKVPLLDAMILKKIAYFGIAFNAISLLCYLLSTCFELEILVQAGMMFIALSIVLLSINIINIFRFTGFKG; encoded by the coding sequence ATGCTTTTAAATACTTACGCACCACCATTTAAGTTAGTCGGTGGATATTTTATTGCTGGAATTTTCTTTTTAGCATTAAGTGTGCCGGCATTCTTTTATGCAGATTTTGATGCTATCAGCTCACTAAATACAGCTGGTTTTTTGCATATATTTTTTGTTGGTTTTGTTATGAGTATTATCATCGGAGCACTTTATCAGCTAACTTCAGTCATCTTAGAAAAGCCATTTTTTACAGCAAAAGGTGCTATTTTAAATTTGGCTATTTTTTGTCTATCATTGCTGGGCATGTGCTACGGGATGTTATTTTCTGAGGCTAAAATTTTACAAATTAGTGGAGTTTTTCTTTTTTGCTCACTTGCCTTTTTTGCTACGACTTATGCACTAAGCTTTATGGATAATGAAAAAAAGAGCTTTGCGGCCTTTGCGCTTTTTGTTTCAGCTATCTTTTTGGTAATTGGAATAACGCTTGGTTTTTGCTTGCTTATGATACTTAGTGGCACGCTGATGCTTGATTTTGAGATGACACTAAAATTTCACGTCTATTTTGTGCTAGGTTTTGTATTTCTTGTGATACTTGGAGCTGCTAGCGTACTCTTACCTATGTTTGCATTGGCTCACGATCTAAAATTTACACTTAGCAAGGCCTCACTAGCATGCTATATTGTGGGTGGCATCTTACTAGCTTTTAATGAAAATTTATCTATTTTGTTAATATGTGTGGCAGCTTTACTTTTTATAGCTCAAGCGCTTTATATTTTAAAAAAACGCGTTAGAAAGGCGTATGATTACTGGAATGTAAATATCATGCTTTCGTTGGTTGCTTTGCTTGGTGCTGCTGTTTTTATAGCTTTAGGCAAATTAAATTTAGCTGCATATTTTTTAATATATGGCTTTTTGTTTGCTTTTATCGTAGCTCATCTTTACAAGATCGCACCATTTCTAATATGGTATCACTACGTAGCACCTTTTGTCGGAAAGGTAAAAGTGCCACTTCTTGATGCCATGATACTAAAAAAGATAGCCTATTTTGGTATAGCTTTTAATGCTATCTCGCTTCTTTGCTATCTTCTCTCAACTTGCTTTGAACTAGAAATTTTAGTGCAAGCTGGTATGATGTTTATAGCTCTTAGTATAGTTTTACTATCGATAAATATAATAAATATTTTTAGATTTACTGGTTTTAAAGGATAA
- the ftsA gene encoding cell division protein FtsA: MSTKILGIDIGSFQICAVIAQHDENGIKIIGIGTEKTQGIRKGVITNIEQAAKSIKNALIEAQRVAGTRYEKVIVSISGAYTKSVDSSGVVNIPNHEIGIKEIERAMQMADHTADIPHEYEKLHVLPYNFKVDGQEHIEDPIGMNGSRLEVQTHIVTVQKSSISNLRKAVNLAGVQLDNIVLSGYASAIATLTKDEKELGAALVDMGGATCNLVVHSGNSIRYNEFLPVGSANITNDLSMALHTPLPKAEEIKLGYGALINKSVDLIELPILGDETKSHEVSLDIISNVIYARAEETLMVLAKMLEDSGYKDSIGAGIILTGGMTKLEGIRDLASAIFDKMPVRIAKPKEMDGLFEILRDPANSCAIGLCLYGAGNFSPYEIDSEKKMRYQGEIASKPKANFRNVFVEEENIQNFGQEVQDPNEKEDSFSDKDFELEIANKSKNKEELANIADISKQEKKPNAFAKFWYSITQLF; the protein is encoded by the coding sequence TTGAGTACAAAAATTTTAGGTATAGATATCGGCTCTTTCCAGATTTGTGCAGTAATAGCACAACATGACGAAAATGGTATTAAGATAATTGGAATTGGAACTGAAAAAACACAAGGAATAAGAAAAGGCGTTATAACCAATATTGAGCAAGCTGCAAAGTCTATAAAAAATGCATTAATAGAAGCACAAAGAGTTGCTGGAACACGCTATGAAAAAGTCATAGTTTCTATTTCTGGTGCGTATACAAAAAGCGTTGACAGTAGTGGTGTAGTAAATATACCAAATCATGAAATAGGCATAAAAGAGATCGAGCGTGCTATGCAAATGGCCGATCATACAGCTGATATACCTCATGAATATGAAAAATTACATGTTCTTCCTTATAATTTTAAAGTAGATGGGCAAGAACATATTGAAGATCCAATAGGCATGAATGGTAGTAGGCTAGAAGTACAAACACATATTGTTACAGTACAAAAATCATCTATTAGCAACCTAAGAAAAGCCGTAAATTTAGCAGGCGTTCAACTAGATAACATAGTTCTTTCAGGATATGCTTCTGCAATAGCAACATTAACAAAAGATGAGAAAGAACTTGGTGCCGCACTTGTTGATATGGGTGGTGCTACTTGTAATCTTGTAGTACATTCTGGAAATTCTATAAGATACAATGAATTTTTACCTGTTGGCTCAGCAAACATTACAAATGATCTTTCTATGGCTCTACATACACCTCTTCCAAAGGCAGAAGAGATAAAATTAGGTTATGGCGCTTTAATAAATAAGTCAGTTGATTTAATAGAGCTCCCGATCCTTGGAGATGAAACAAAAAGCCACGAAGTTTCACTAGACATAATATCAAATGTTATATATGCCAGAGCAGAAGAAACCCTTATGGTACTTGCTAAGATGCTAGAAGATAGCGGCTATAAAGATAGCATTGGTGCTGGAATAATACTTACTGGCGGTATGACTAAGCTAGAAGGTATTAGGGATCTTGCATCTGCGATATTTGATAAAATGCCAGTTCGTATAGCAAAACCAAAAGAAATGGATGGATTATTTGAAATTTTAAGAGACCCAGCAAATTCTTGTGCTATAGGGCTTTGTTTGTATGGTGCTGGTAATTTTAGTCCATACGAGATTGATTCTGAGAAAAAAATGAGATACCAAGGGGAAATAGCCTCAAAACCAAAAGCAAATTTTAGAAATGTTTTTGTAGAAGAAGAAAACATACAAAATTTTGGACAAGAGGTGCAGGATCCAAATGAAAAAGAGGATAGTTTTTCTGATAAAGATTTTGAATTAGAAATAGCAAATAAATCAAAAAATAAAGAAGAGCTTGCCAATATTGCAGATATTAGCAAACAAGAAAAAAAGCCAAATGCTTTTGCAAAATTTTGGTATAGTATTACACAATTATTTTAA
- the msrB gene encoding peptide-methionine (R)-S-oxide reductase MsrB yields the protein MKKILKFILMAAVFFGLNLMAKDELIKEQTMAGQNLKEIYLAGGCFWGMQGYFKKIFGVVDTKVGYANGKSENTSYRELHESDHAEALYVKYDENRVALAEILAHFFRVIDPTSLNKQGNDVGRQYRSGIYYVSESDLPTIESFMKIEQKKFKDKIVVEVAPLKNFVLGEEYHQDYLDKNPFGYCHIDLGLADKPLYDEAKFKPLSKDELKKNLSSEQYAVTQEAATERPFSSEYDKFDQKGIYVDITSGKPLFSSADKFDAGCGWPSFTKPITTTALSYKEDNSFMMKRVEVKSQNSDAHLGHVFDDGPSDKGGLRYCINGASLKFIPLEDMARLGYEEFIPYVK from the coding sequence ATGAAAAAGATCTTAAAATTTATCTTAATGGCGGCAGTGTTTTTTGGTCTAAATTTGATGGCAAAGGATGAGCTTATAAAGGAGCAGACGATGGCAGGACAAAATTTAAAAGAAATTTATCTAGCAGGTGGTTGCTTTTGGGGTATGCAGGGATATTTTAAAAAGATATTTGGCGTAGTGGATACAAAGGTAGGCTATGCAAATGGCAAGAGCGAAAATACTAGCTACCGCGAGCTTCATGAGAGCGATCATGCTGAGGCACTTTATGTAAAATACGACGAAAATAGAGTCGCTTTGGCTGAAATTTTGGCTCATTTTTTTAGAGTAATCGACCCGACATCGCTAAATAAACAAGGCAATGACGTCGGTAGGCAGTATAGAAGCGGAATTTACTATGTGAGCGAAAGTGATCTGCCAACGATAGAGAGCTTTATGAAAATAGAGCAAAAGAAATTTAAAGATAAGATCGTGGTTGAGGTAGCGCCACTTAAAAATTTCGTCTTAGGTGAGGAGTATCATCAAGATTATCTTGATAAAAATCCTTTTGGATATTGTCATATCGATCTAGGTTTAGCTGATAAACCGCTTTACGATGAAGCGAAATTTAAGCCGCTTAGTAAAGATGAGCTAAAGAAAAATTTAAGTAGCGAGCAGTATGCCGTGACGCAAGAAGCAGCGACTGAGAGGCCATTTAGCAGTGAGTATGATAAATTTGATCAAAAAGGCATTTATGTAGATATAACGAGCGGAAAGCCACTTTTCTCAAGTGCAGATAAATTTGATGCAGGATGTGGCTGGCCAAGCTTTACAAAGCCTATCACGACAACAGCTCTTTCATATAAGGAGGACAACTCGTTTATGATGAAAAGGGTCGAAGTTAAGTCTCAAAATAGTGACGCGCACCTCGGGCATGTCTTTGACGATGGCCCAAGCGATAAGGGTGGGCTAAGATATTGCATAAATGGTGCTAGCCTTAAATTTATACCGCTTGAAGATATGGCTAGGCTTGGATACGAGGAATTTATACCTTACGTAAAATAG
- the ftsZ gene encoding cell division protein FtsZ, translated as MSSFTVEENKSIYGAKIKVVGVGGGGGNMVNHIIRVNPNLNIDLIVANTDAKALENSLAHTKIQLGEKTTKGLGAGMRPEIGKAAAEESYDEVKSALETSDIVFIGTGLGGGTGTGAAPVVAQAAKDIGALTVAVVTMPFMFEGKKRRKLADCGLEELRKESDSIVVIPNDKLLTLIDKNAGIKESFEMVDEVLARAVNGMSTIVLDSGKSDINLDFADVRTIMSHRGLALMGVGEASGEDAAQEAIKNAIQSPLLDNMTINGAFGILVHFRISPSCPLADINNAMSIIHEAADEDAEIIFGTTTDDKIEDNKVEVTIIATGFQSSQKETEKKDEVQTSTTSDIIKKERILRLKKVSGGYDEDYMSQLDVPSFMRHQMD; from the coding sequence ATGAGTAGCTTCACAGTAGAAGAAAATAAAAGCATCTATGGTGCAAAGATAAAGGTCGTAGGTGTAGGTGGAGGTGGTGGCAATATGGTCAACCACATAATAAGAGTTAATCCAAATTTAAATATAGATCTTATTGTTGCTAATACAGATGCTAAGGCTCTTGAAAATTCTCTTGCACATACAAAAATACAGCTTGGAGAAAAGACAACAAAAGGTCTAGGTGCAGGCATGAGACCTGAAATAGGAAAAGCCGCTGCTGAAGAGAGCTATGATGAAGTAAAAAGTGCACTTGAGACATCAGATATAGTTTTCATTGGTACAGGACTTGGTGGTGGAACTGGTACAGGTGCAGCTCCAGTAGTTGCTCAAGCTGCAAAAGATATTGGTGCACTAACAGTTGCGGTTGTTACTATGCCTTTTATGTTTGAAGGAAAAAAACGTAGAAAATTGGCTGATTGTGGCCTTGAAGAACTTAGAAAAGAAAGCGATTCTATTGTAGTCATTCCAAACGATAAACTCTTAACACTAATTGATAAAAATGCTGGTATAAAAGAAAGCTTTGAAATGGTCGATGAAGTGCTTGCAAGAGCCGTTAATGGTATGAGTACAATCGTGCTTGATTCAGGAAAAAGCGACATAAACCTAGACTTTGCAGATGTTAGAACGATTATGAGCCATAGAGGACTAGCTTTAATGGGTGTTGGCGAAGCAAGTGGAGAAGATGCAGCACAAGAAGCTATAAAAAATGCAATACAATCGCCGCTTCTTGATAACATGACAATAAATGGTGCATTTGGTATTTTAGTTCATTTTAGAATAAGCCCTAGTTGCCCACTAGCTGATATCAATAATGCAATGAGTATTATTCATGAGGCAGCAGATGAAGATGCTGAAATTATATTTGGTACAACAACTGATGACAAAATAGAAGATAATAAGGTTGAAGTTACAATAATAGCAACAGGTTTTCAAAGCTCACAAAAAGAAACTGAAAAAAAAGATGAAGTACAAACTTCTACTACAAGCGATATCATAAAAAAAGAGCGTATATTAAGACTTAAAAAAGTTAGTGGTGGATATGACGAAGACTATATGTCACAACTTGATGTGCCATCATTTATGCGCCATCAAATGGACTAA